The Primulina tabacum isolate GXHZ01 chromosome 1, ASM2559414v2, whole genome shotgun sequence genome contains the following window.
TATTCAGTGCATTGAATTTTCTTCTTCGCTCATGTGTATAAACGATGCAAATGCTTTCCTTTTTCTATTAAGAACTATGAATATACATTTAACCAACAAAATTCACCAAATCAATATCGATAAATCAAACGAATCGCATATCAAAATATGAACTTATCAATCATTGCTATTGAAatggtaaaaaaatttaagtctCGAGTCTGTTGACCATATGCATCATAGCACTCTGAATAACATGAATCACAAAAGGAAAAATTGGACAATGATAAGATGACGCAAGGTATTGAAGGAAATTAGCATTCCACTCCACATTGTTTAAGTATCGGACCAGTTTGTTTGGGTAAGAAAGGATCGATTCTGACCCAAACTAGAGAGAAGATCGAAGCTAGAAGAATTGACCAAAGAACCACAATTGTAGGAGTCCTGTTTTGCCTTCCCATCAACCCTTTAAGGAATGGATAAAGATGCACGATAACCCAAAAGGCAAAGAATAATTTTCCAAACAGAGGACCCCATGAGCCGTACCCATTGTTGATGGCATCAGCTACCCCTGCCACCACGCCGACCATATTGAGAATTATCAATGTGGTCGGTGGAATCAGAAGGGTAGTCCATTTGAAGAGATAGAGCTCTCCAAACTCAGCATCATCGGCTGCTTTTGCTGTCACGGTAAAGTTTGTGTCAACTCCCGCAAGGACTTTGAGAAGACCTTGGAAAACTGCAAAAAGATGTGCCGAGACACCTCCAATAACCCAGAATTGCTCATTTCGCCACCAATCCTCAATGCTTACTCGACTCCATCGGAGCTCAAGCACACCAGTCACTATAATGGAGAGAAAAAGTGCAAGAAACCATATGCTTGCTAGGTTGTTCAGCTGCATAAAAGAGTCCCATCAGAACAGTCATAACCAATCTTATAAAGAGCATATTTGCAACTCTTTAGATACATCTGATTGATAAGTGAATCGATCGCCCATTACAAACTGAAGATTGTTTAGTAATCCAGCTAATCAGCAAGGACTGGCTTAGAAtataaaaattagaaatttcCTTTCCATTTAGTCAACTAGCTAATTCCaactgtttttttaaaaaaaattattcaccAGCAATTAGGGTCTATCACACTTACAGTTGGGACGATAAATTTTCCAGTAAGAAGACACACAGCTGGAAGTGTGCAATAGGCTAGAAGAGCGATAGAGGTGAATGGGTAAACAGTGGTGTTGATATAAGCTAGTCTCTCGAGCCATTTTAGCTTTCCCCCATAGCCATACCAAAGTGGACAATGGCGACTAAAGAAGATTTCAATAGAACCTAGAGCCCATCTTAGGACTTGGTGCAACCTATCAGACAGATTGATTGGAGCTGACCCCTTGAAAGCAGGTCTCGTTGGCGAGCAGTAGACAGACCTCCACCCTCTGCAGTGCATCTTGAAGCCGGTCAAAATATCTTCTGTAACTGAACCATAAATCCATCCAATCTGAGGACAAATAAACTTGAGAAGTTAATGACCTGGTCAAAGATTCGATATGAACTAGGTACTCAGGCTTTAGGTTATTGTTTAGCTAAAATAGTAAACAAAAGTAAATGTACTGTCTACTagaatgaaaaagaaaaatgatattctTGGACAAAGATGGTAACAGTCTAATGCTTCTACTGACCTCCTTGCcccattcagtcttctcttcatAGCCACAACTAATAACATGAATAGCTTCTTTGATAAGTGACGTTGGGTTAGTACCCTCAGGAACACCACCATTTTCCATGAGAGTGGAAGTAATGAAAACTGGTGACATACCAAACCgtttttcgaaatttttttgAGACATGAGAGATGATTTTTCTAACTCATCATATCCTTCAAGCCCTTCTTCTATTTCCTCTAGATCAAAAGCTTGTCCAGATGATTTCCTAGTGTACTGCTTTCCcatcattttcttcttcttgctATAGAGTCCTCCAAGCCCAAGTAAAGCCTTCAGCCCTTTCTTCTTAGTGTTTGACTTCCTTGATCCACCACAGCAACAGCAGCACCAGTTGGGCCAGCAGTCACAAGTCATCGCCGGCCGCTTTTCAGATGCAGCTGGATCATAGCCATACAATGCCTGCCTGTTAAAGACACACCCGGTGCCAACATATACAGGCCCTTGAATGCCATCTAAACCTTTCATGTTAATCTGGTAGATAAATACTTGGCAGTGTTAAAAAGATTGTAATAAAAAGCAAGGATCAAATCTATCTCAACTCTTCATCTATTATAATAGAGATTGGGATTAGAGGAAGCCTGATCTGTAAGATAATTCACTTTTGACCTAGGCCAAGCTTTGGAaatgatataatattattattcataTTTCCTTTCGAAAATACTATTTTATGAACATTTTCATTAGGATTAATCCATTGAAGAAAATACTAGGAGTCTCTGATAGTTGAATTGCCTTGCAACTTAGATAGAAATTATATGACTTACATCAAAGAATACAATATTGCGATTAGCATATCTGTCGTGGCGGTCGATACCATCAAATCTCTGTGGAAATTGGACATAGCAAAGCTTCTTCCCAATTTGGGGATCCATCAAAAAGCACATGGCTTCCCTGACAGCCTTGCTGTTGTTGAGGTAATGATCACAGTCCAAGTTCAACATAAATGGTGCATTAGTGAGCACGGCAGATACTCGTACCTGTTGCTCAACGCAAAGCAGGTCCCAAGCATTAGCAACATTTAACTGAATAGCACTTTTCCAATGAAAAACCACAGcagatttaaacaaaaaccggCTACATACCAGAGCATTCATTGCACCAGCTTTC
Protein-coding sequences here:
- the LOC142545098 gene encoding cellulose synthase A catalytic subunit 4 [UDP-forming]; its protein translation is MKSSNSTSGLFAGSHARNELHVLHGADQDQHNRDSSSTRESATITCRVCGDEIGLKENGDRFVACGECGFPVCRPCYEYERSEGNQSCPQCHARYKRHKGCPRVEGDDEENFDDDFEDEFQLKNHHANHVSHHHDSEHGDYNQNQNHPNGVPVTSVAGSVAGKDFDGEKEAYYNNEEWKERVEKWKTRQEKRGLFTKADDGKHDQDDDEDFLMAEARQPLWRKVPISSSLINPYRIVIVIRFIVLCFFFHFRILSPAYDAYPLWFISVICEIWFGLSWILDQFPKWLPINRETYLDRLTLRFEREGDPTQLSPVDFFVSTVDPLKEPPIITANTVLSILSVDYPVEKVSCYVSDDGASMLLFDSLSETAEFARRWVPFCKKYSVEPRAPEFYFSEKIDYLKDKVQPTFVKDRRAMKREYEEFKVRINALVAKAQKKPEEGWAMHDGTPWPGNNTRDHPGMIQVYLGSEGALDVEGKELPRLVYVSREKRPGYQHHKKAGAMNALVRVSAVLTNAPFMLNLDCDHYLNNSKAVREAMCFLMDPQIGKKLCYVQFPQRFDGIDRHDRYANRNIVFFDINMKGLDGIQGPVYVGTGCVFNRQALYGYDPAASEKRPAMTCDCWPNWCCCCCGGSRKSNTKKKGLKALLGLGGLYSKKKKMMGKQYTRKSSGQAFDLEEIEEGLEGYDELEKSSLMSQKNFEKRFGMSPVFITSTLMENGGVPEGTNPTSLIKEAIHVISCGYEEKTEWGKEIGWIYGSVTEDILTGFKMHCRGWRSVYCSPTRPAFKGSAPINLSDRLHQVLRWALGSIEIFFSRHCPLWYGYGGKLKWLERLAYINTTVYPFTSIALLAYCTLPAVCLLTGKFIVPTLNNLASIWFLALFLSIIVTGVLELRWSRVSIEDWWRNEQFWVIGGVSAHLFAVFQGLLKVLAGVDTNFTVTAKAADDAEFGELYLFKWTTLLIPPTTLIILNMVGVVAGVADAINNGYGSWGPLFGKLFFAFWVIVHLYPFLKGLMGRQNRTPTIVVLWSILLASIFSLVWVRIDPFLPKQTGPILKQCGVEC